Part of the Candidatus Schekmanbacteria bacterium genome, GTTTTAGGAATATCAAATCACTTGAACATGCCATAATGGTTATAGGTTTCGACAGTTTAAGAGAGCTTGCCTTCAACGCTTCTCTCATTTCAATGTTCAAAGAAGATGATGAAAATGTCAAAAAGAATATCCAAGCTCATCTTGAGCACTGTTTTCAGGTCGCCATATCATCAAAACTCTTGGCTTCTCTTTTCAATTATGAAAATAAAGCTCAATGTTATGTAGCAGGCCTCCTTCATGATATAGGCAAGCTGGCAATTGAAAGATTTTTCCGCAACGAATCTGCCCAAATAAAAGAATTGCAAGAAAAGGAAGGTATTTCTGATATTGAAGCAGAAAGAAGAATTCTTGGCTTAGATCATATGGAAATAGGCGGCATAATGGGTGATAAATGGAATCTTCCTGAAAGCATTGTTGAAGCAATCCGCTGTCATTCTAACATTGAAAAAGCTGAAATAGACAAGAAATTTACTTGCATCATATATCTGTCAGATGAGCTTTGCAAAAAAACTGAAGGAATATTCGACTTTAGATTGGTCAATTCACTTATTAATAATGATATAAAAGAATTCTTCCCTCAACAGGACAAACTTGAAGATGATTATTTACAAGATCAATTTGCAGCAAAGTTTGCTCAAGAAACAG contains:
- a CDS encoding HDOD domain-containing protein, whose protein sequence is MDKNEVKKKIEEHLETGEELPFFSVTVKKLLELTEDPETSLSEIVSAMDTSVAATTLKMANSVYFGGSSFRNIKSLEHAIMVIGFDSLRELAFNASLISMFKEDDENVKKNIQAHLEHCFQVAISSKLLASLFNYENKAQCYVAGLLHDIGKLAIERFFRNESAQIKELQEKEGISDIEAERRILGLDHMEIGGIMGDKWNLPESIVEAIRCHSNIEKAEIDKKFTCIIYLSDELCKKTEGIFDFRLVNSLINNDIKEFFPQQDKLEDDYLQDQFAAKFAQETENVSYIVGSMLK